TATGTGCAGACCCGTGGCAGTTTGCGCGCTGACCTCAACAAATGCCTGTCCACCAAACGAGCCAGCCGCAAACCGCGCGGTCGCAACACCAGCCGTGGGGTCTACAGCAGCGGTGAGGAATTCACCATCAGCGACCGCCCTGCCGAGGTCGCCGACCGTGCGGTGCCTGGTCATTGGGAAGGCGACCTGATTGTGGGGCCCAACAACAGCGCTATCGGAACCCTCGTCGAGCGCAGCACCCGATTCACTATCTTGCTGCACCTGCTTGGCGATCGCAGCGCCGAAACCGTCGCCACCGCAATGATCGAGGCGATGAAAGAATTGCCCGAGCATCTGCGGCGCTCGATCACCTGGGACCGAGGCAGCGAAATGGCCAACTGGCGCGACATTCAGCTACAGCTGGGGACCCCGGTCTATTTCTGTAACCCCCACTCACCCTGGCAGCGCGGCAGCAACGAAAACACCAACCGCCTCCTACGGTTTTGGTTCCAAAAAGGCAGCGACCTCAGCGGCTACACCAAAGCTGACCTCAAACACATCCAAGACACCCTCAATCGCCGACCCCGCCCCACCCTCAACCTCGACACCCCCGCCCAGCGCCTTTACGTCCTACTCCACCAAGCCGCCTAGGCCATGTTGCACTGACCACTTGACAATGAGGCGCCAGCGTGAAGCTGGCCGCACGCTCGGCAGGGCGTACTAGCCCAGTCGGGACATCCAGCCGTGCGTGTCGGCGAACGTGCCCCGCTGGATCCCGGTCAATGTGTCGCGCAACGCCATCGTCACCTCGCCGGATTCGCCGTCGGCAATGGTGAACTCGCCGTCGCCGAACTTCACCCGCGAGACCGGGGTGATGACGGCCGCGGTGCCGCAGGCGAACACTTCGGTGATCTCACCGGAGGCGGCCTTCTTCTCCCACTCCTCGATGTCGATCTTGCGTTCCTCGACCGTGAAGCCGGCGTCGATGGCCAACTGCAACAACGAGTCTCGGGTGATGCCGGGCAGCAGCGAACCGGACAGCTCGGGGGTGACCAGCCGTGCCGAGCCGCCGCTGCCGAGCACGAAGAACAGGTTCATCCCACCCATCTCTTCGACGTAGCGACGTTCCACTCCGTCCAGCCACACCACCTGGTCGCAGCCATGCTCGGCGGCCTGCGCCTGGGCGAGCAGCGAGGCCGCGTAGTTGCCCCCGAATTTGGCGGATCCGGTACCGCCCGGACTGGCCCGCACGTACTCGGTCGACACCCAGACCGTGACGGGACTGATGCCGCCCTTGAAATACGCACCGGCCGGCGAACCGATCAACAGGTAGCGGTATTCCTTGGCCGGCCGCACGCCCAGGCCGGGCTCGGTGGCGATCATGAAGGGGCGCAAGTAAAGTGCCTCTTCGCCGCCGGCCCTGGGCACCCACTGATTGTCGACGGCGATGAGCTGGCGCAACGACTCGAGAAACAGGTCGTCCGGGAGTTCGGGCATCGCCAGCCGCCGCGCCGACGACCGCATCCGGGCAGCGTTGGCGTCGGCCCGGAAC
This genomic stretch from Mycobacterium paragordonae harbors:
- a CDS encoding IS30 family transposase, with the protein product MPSGYPHSKWVRREFFDRVCGGVPVHRAAKAMGVSTTRAWIWWRDAGAMQLVNGGRNACGLANPGDWSRRPGGPGRRICGEERIEIMRLRDAGLCAAQIGQRLGRHRSTIGREFERNSLPDGDYHALMAHARAAERARRPKGFKLVDHPLCAAIEAWMEQGWSPKLIAEVLARDHPGDKLARVSHETIYQCLYVQTRGSLRADLNKCLSTKRASRKPRGRNTSRGVYSSGEEFTISDRPAEVADRAVPGHWEGDLIVGPNNSAIGTLVERSTRFTILLHLLGDRSAETVATAMIEAMKELPEHLRRSITWDRGSEMANWRDIQLQLGTPVYFCNPHSPWQRGSNENTNRLLRFWFQKGSDLSGYTKADLKHIQDTLNRRPRPTLNLDTPAQRLYVLLHQAA
- a CDS encoding branched-chain amino acid aminotransferase — encoded protein: MTSGPLEFTVSRAANPATEAERVAILADPGFGKYHTDHMVSIDYTAPDSGGKGWHNARVLGYGPIELDPSAIVLHYAQEVFEGLKAYRWADGSVVAFRADANAARMRSSARRLAMPELPDDLFLESLRQLIAVDNQWVPRAGGEEALYLRPFMIATEPGLGVRPAKEYRYLLIGSPAGAYFKGGISPVTVWVSTEYVRASPGGTGSAKFGGNYAASLLAQAQAAEHGCDQVVWLDGVERRYVEEMGGMNLFFVLGSGGSARLVTPELSGSLLPGITRDSLLQLAIDAGFTVEERKIDIEEWEKKAASGEITEVFACGTAAVITPVSRVKFGDGEFTIADGESGEVTMALRDTLTGIQRGTFADTHGWMSRLG